The Larus michahellis chromosome 8, bLarMic1.1, whole genome shotgun sequence nucleotide sequence GTCTCGGGGCCCTAGAGAGTGGGTTTGCAGGTGCTGCGGGTGAGGTTTTTCACACATttgcttgtaaaatgctttggGATGCGTTTCCAGGGCGTTCTCCCCATCACGCTGTTCTTGGGCCGCTCCCCAGGTTCTGGTGGTGGGCTGTGGGAACTCAGAGCTGAGCGAGCAGATGTACGACATGGGGATGTGCGAGGACATCGTCAACATCGACATCAGCGACGCCGTGATCCGTCAGATGCAAGAGCGGAGCGGGAGCAAGAGGCCGAAGATGAGCTACCTGCTGATGGACATGCTTCAGATGGACTTCCCTGATGCCCACTTCCAGGTGGTTCTGGACAAAGGAACGCTGGATGCCGTCCTCACCGACGAAGAGGAGGCCACTCTAGCCAAGGTGGACAAGATGTTTGCCGAGATCAGCCGGGTCCTGCAGGTAGGAGGACGCTATCTCTGTGTCTCCTTGGCTCAAGCCCATGTGCTGAAGAAAGCAGTGGAATACTTCTCCCAGGAAGGCTGGGTTGTGCGTGTCCATCAGGTGGCCAGCAGTGGTGACAAGCAGCAGTTTGTCCTACCAATCTTTGTCTACGTCATGACAAAGTTCAGGAAGATCCCCGGCTCGGCACCACAGATCCTGGAGATCTGCCCCGAGGAGCAGGACAAGCCGATGCGGGTGGAGAGCGCGGAGCGGCTGGTGGCAGCAGTGAAGGACAGGCAGCATTATGCCCTTCTCTGCAGCCAGCTGAGCAAaaccccctgcagggagcaggttTCCCTGGATCTGTGTGACAAAGAGAGCGGGAGGCCTCGCTACACACTGCATGTGGTCGACAGCCCCTCGGTGAAACCTTCCCGGGACAATCGCTTCGCCATCTTCATCAGTGAGTACAGCTTCTCCTGGCTGCAAGGAGATGATGCTCTCGGCCGGGAGCTGCAAAACGGTCAGCGGTCCTGGCCCTGCTGAAATCAGgggtggagagggaaaaaacccacctgtgCGGAGTTCGGTTGATGTTTTAGTCCTGGCTTTGTGGTGGGACATGTTTGCCCGGTGGTGCAAGCAGAGATCTGGCACCAAGCTCACCATCTGGCAGCAGAGGGATGCTGCCTGCCCTCCAAGGTGGCGATTCCTGCTTTGATGCTGGTGACAGGCACCGTAGCACATCGCCGCATAAAGCCAGAGCTCAGCGGATGCAGCCGGAAAGGCATCGCTGGTCTGTGCGGGCATCCTGATTTGCCAGtgccaggctgctcagggctgggctTTGCTGAGACACATCGAGCTCTGCCGGCAGCGCTGTTCCCTCCCTGCACGACTGGAAAGCTGGGGCTTAGCACTGCTTGGAGGTGGGTCTTGAGGCTGTTGGACAACCTTATCTTATGAGATGTTGTTTTTTCAGCCTCCTGCACGAGCCTGCCCAAAACCAGGAAGGTTCTGTCTCTGTTGGTGGCTGCAGAGCATGGCTCTAGGCGTGCAGTGGTACCTCCTCGTGATGTCTTGCCTTTCCTGTAGCTCCTCTCTTGGAGGCGGGGGTGGTCGCTCGGGGACTGGGCCTGgcccaggctgatggcagccCCTTCTGTAGTCCCACAGGGCAGAGAAACCGAGTGGCTCTTTGGGACAGAGGAAGGGCGGAGGCAACTGGCCGCCAGTGCTGGCTTTGGGCGCCTGGTCACCGTGGCCCTGCACAGGGAGCAGCACTATGAGGGCATGGCGGGCATCCAGGCAGAGCTGTCGGGGAAGGTGATGGAGCTGGCCCCACCGGGCCTCCCTGCCCGGCAGCAGGTGAGCCTCACCGTCCATCCCGCTCGCTCGGCTTCCCCAAAACCCGGGCCAGGCTGTCTCTCTGCCAGCAGCAAGTCCCTCTTCTCTGAGGGAGACCGAACTGCAACGTGTGAGCTGGCTGCCTTTGCAGGGAGGAGGCTGGCCTGAGGTCTAGCTCCTTTGGTTTTTCCCTCCAGCTGGCTGTCTTCACTTGGAGGCAGGATTTGAGGTGCCTGCGTGGCAGGACTCAGTGTGAAGTCCTTACTCTCCAAAACCCAGCATCCCAAGAAAACCAGGCATCCCAAAACCCTGAGAGCATCTGGCCCCTTCATCATGGCTTTAACTTCTCCTGTCCCTTGTGTTGTCtccttcctgccccagctccccaaaCCTGAGCTCTTGCAAGAAGTTTTGGGGTGTTTGCTCCCCGTCCCCCAACAATGTGTCTGTTGGGGAACCTGCTGTCCCATGCGCTGGTCCCCAGCTGCCCTGTGGCTGCTTGCAGCACATCCCGCTGCTCCCACTATGTGTCTGCTTCGTCCCAGCTCTTCAGCTGTGGTCAGGACAGCAGGAATGCCAGGGTCTGTTGCTGTAGCCATTCCTTCCTGACACCAGTTCCCGTGCCCCCTGCAGGTGCCCTTTCTGTCCGTGGGAGGGGACATCGGGGTGCGGATGGTGCAGCACTGCGACACCAGCCCCCTAAGCGGGGAGTACGTCGTGGAGGACGTGAAAGGGGATGGCACCTCCTACTTCCGACGCCTCATCTTCCTCAGCAATAGGAACGTGGTGCAGTCGGAGGCCCGGCTTCTGGCCCCTGTGCCTCTTTCAGGTATGTGGGGCAGCCGGGAAGGGGCAGGGGCCAAAGGTGACTTTTTGGGGTGGCAGAGAGTGAGATTGATTTGGAAGATAGAAGTCCTGCTGGGACCTGGCTACCTTGTCCGAGGGCGGCTCTGGAAGTGTTCttgtgctctgctgcctgccctgtgggtgggacaggggctgggggtggttaATCCTCAGAAAGCATCCTTGTCTGCTGCCTTGCCTTACCAGCCGATGCCTCCTGTCCTTCAGGCCAGAAGAAACGGAGGAAGGACAAGAAGAAAGCCAGCCCCACTGAGCCACCCACAGCCATTGACAAGAGCTGCCTGTGCTGTGAGCACCACAAGGCCATGGTGGcggggctctgcctgctggggGGCCCCGACCCCCTCCCAGGTGACGAAGCCGGTGGTGGGAGGCTGTGCCCAAGGCAGGTGTGGGGCAAGTGTGTGGGTGTCCCCCGTGCCCCAGCTCCTTGGGGAAGGGCTTTCCTGGCTGGGGCATCCCATGTGCCCTTcccaaagcggttttggcagggaggtgggatgggTGATGTAAGCACGGCCGTCCCAGCAGCTTACCCAGGTGCTCTCCATTGGCAGGAACCCCTCTGGCAGTGCTGGTGGTGGGACTCGGCGGCGGCAGCCTGCCCCTCTTCATCCACGACTACTTCTCGCAGGCCCATGTGGCCGTGGTGGAGATCGACCCCTCCATGCTGGAGGTGGCCACGCGCTGGTTTGGCTTCTCCCAGGGTGACCGGATGCGGGTGCACATCTCCGATGGCCTGGACTACGTGGCCAAGCTGGCGGCTGAAGGTACTGTCTCGCAGAGCATCACGGGCGCCCCATCAAGCCCAGGGGGTGATGTGCTGGGGAGTGGAATCCTGGGCTGCTTTCACCCTTTGTTCCCCATTCCTGCCCATCTCTTGCCATGTGTCATGAGCTCCAGCCTCACCAGGTTTCTGCAGCTCACAGGCTTGTCCCTGCCAACAGGCGCAGGGAACATTAGATGTGTTGTGTCTTCCAGCGCTgagggctgctgctgtgggtttATTTGGGAAGAGAAACCCCACTGGAGAGAGTAGTGGTCGTAACATGGCAGAGGGGGTGTCTTGACCACCCCATTCGTTGTCTCTCCACTGTGCGTGGCTCATCTGTGTCCCAAGGGATAATGAGTCTTTGtgctccctcctgcagccccagcccagtaTGATGCCATCATGTTCGATGTGGACAGCAAAGACATGATGGTGGGGATGAGCTGCCCACCCCCGGCCTTTGTGGAAAAGCCCTTTCTGCAGAAAGTTAAAACCATCCTCAAGCCCGAAGGTAAGAGGGGAAATCTGGTGGTGTCCCTGTGATGGGGCTGGCTGGTCCTGTGCGGGGTTTGAGTAATGGGGCCAGGGTTTCTGGATTGCTGCGTGGCATCCGCTGCTCCTGGCTGGTCCCGGATCCGGGTGTTTCAGTGGGTGTTGTGACAGCAGGGTGTAGCGGGTGGCCTGTGACGCTGCTGTGTCAGGCAGGCTGAGACATCCCCAGGGAGCAAACAAAGGTTGCGGGAAGGCAGAGGGTGTAGGCGGTATCTGGGAACAGATCGCGTGGCAGCCTGCAACCCGGGTGGTGTCGGGGATGTGGAGCTGGGCCGAGGGCACTGCGGGGTTGCCGGTACTCCTCGTGCTGCCGCGGAGGAGCCGTTTGCACCAGGGTGGCACCGATTCAGCTGCGTTCCCACGGGAAAGTGGGCAGCAGGACTGTGTGTGCAGGCTGATCCGAACTCCCTCCTCACTCTTCCCGCTGCAGGAGTCTTCGTGCTCAACTTGGTGTGCCGTGATGTCCGGCTGAAGGAGTCTGTCCTGGCCACCCTCAGGGAGGTCTTCCCGCTGCTCTACACGCGCCGCATTGAAGGGGAGGTCAACGAGATCCTGTTCTGCCAGCTGAGCCCCGAGTGCCGGCGGGACCTCACAGAGCTGGGGGCACGTGCCCAGGCACTGGAGGAGGGCCTGCGACAGCCTAGACGCCCCTGGGACAGCTCGTATGCTCTGGCAGACATGCTGCAGGCTGTCAAGATCCTCTGAGAGGGGCCTCGATGCTGCTCGAATGAGAGAGGCGTCCCCGCGTGGGTGCTGTGGCTGTGGAGGGGTGCCTGTGGCTGGGATTGCCACCCCTGTGGAGCTGGTGGTGGCCGGGGTCTGCCTGAAGGACTGGACTGGTGTGGAGAGGTGCTCTCTGTAGCATGGCTCCCCAGGAAGGGGTCTGGGATGGTGGGAAGCTATGCAGCCCAAGGGGCAGCGTTGAGGcactgaggggagggaggagggtgctgTGGGTCTGGCAGGaatgtgggtttgggtttgtccCCGCTGTGGAAAAAACATCCCTTCGACTGTCCCCTTCCACCACAGATGGCTCGTTCCCGCtggtgctgcctctccctgcatctccagcatccctggtcgctggtgcctgtgcagagccccagccctgctccaagcCTGGTTGTggatgtgggggggggtgggctgaGAGCTGTGGAAAATAAAGTTCTCAGGGATGCTCTGAGGCCTGTGGTGCGTTGCCAGGCTTGTTTCTGGAGCTCCCGGCACCCCTGGAAAAGGTACGGTCACCTGAACTCCTCAAGACCATGtcctggcagcaggcagctgccccttGTACCCCACTGCACCCTCCCCACTCACCTTCCCTGAACTGGGACCTGTAACCCATGGGGCCCCCAGCTcttctccccccctgccccttgGGCCAGCAGCGACCTAGCCCTGTGCTCGGGCTCTTGGGCACACCAACCCACTCACCCTGCTGGGGCAGGTCAGCCTTCCTGCAGGAtgaaaaggcagcaagaaaacaCCCATCGGGGTGTTCCCGTGGCACCTCGTTCCTGCACAGGTGGCTGATTTTGTCTCTCCTGAGGGTTTCAAAGCCTGGTTCCCCCCTGCAAGGTTTAGCTGAAGAGCTGGCCCACGGGTCCTGGCTGGTGACAGAGCAGCTGACCTGCTGGTGCTCCCTCATTCAGCAGAAGTCATTTTTGAGGGGCTTGTCTTTCTTCCCTGCAACAGCTGGTACCAAAATGAATCTGTGACATTGTACCAAAGTGACCAGCTTGCAGACATCAAGGTGACAACCTGCTCAGGCACCACGATGCTTTGCCACTGACCTTGCACCCTCACCCCTTGCTCTCTTCTGCCGCTGGTACCCTGAGTGAGGACAACCTCCCAGGGAGGTtgtgatgccccatccctggaggtgttcaaggccaggctggatggggctttgagcagcctggtctggtgggaggtgtccctgcccaggccaggggggtggaactagatgatctttaaggtcccttccaacccaaaccattctatgacatcTTTCTGGCAGCTGCTTCCTAAAGCAAACCCTTCCCAGCCACCTTTCCACAGTCCGGGGTGGTTAACACCACACTAGAAGCAGCTCTGTGAGGGATCTGATCCAGCCATTGGCACGGAGGCAACAGGAGACACATCTCAGCATCGCTCCCAAAACCATCTCGCCAGTTTTGCAGCCCGCGCACCCTGTCCCACCAGGGTGTTGGTGGGCTGCTGCTCATCCTGTCCTTGCTCAGCAGGACTGTCTCTCCTCCACCCACGGGAAATCCATCTTTGCTCAGAAAGCCAAGCAAGGGGGTATGTGAACCTGAGGGTTTGCAgttccccagccctgcag carries:
- the METTL13 gene encoding eEF1A lysine and N-terminal methyltransferase, which translates into the protein MDLLPRSPGEFGSSRYWDRFFRQRGQRPFEWYGAFPELCPVLHKYVRPRDKVLVVGCGNSELSEQMYDMGMCEDIVNIDISDAVIRQMQERSGSKRPKMSYLLMDMLQMDFPDAHFQVVLDKGTLDAVLTDEEEATLAKVDKMFAEISRVLQVGGRYLCVSLAQAHVLKKAVEYFSQEGWVVRVHQVASSGDKQQFVLPIFVYVMTKFRKIPGSAPQILEICPEEQDKPMRVESAERLVAAVKDRQHYALLCSQLSKTPCREQVSLDLCDKESGRPRYTLHVVDSPSVKPSRDNRFAIFIIPQGRETEWLFGTEEGRRQLAASAGFGRLVTVALHREQHYEGMAGIQAELSGKVMELAPPGLPARQQVPFLSVGGDIGVRMVQHCDTSPLSGEYVVEDVKGDGTSYFRRLIFLSNRNVVQSEARLLAPVPLSGQKKRRKDKKKASPTEPPTAIDKSCLCCEHHKAMVAGLCLLGGPDPLPGTPLAVLVVGLGGGSLPLFIHDYFSQAHVAVVEIDPSMLEVATRWFGFSQGDRMRVHISDGLDYVAKLAAEAPAQYDAIMFDVDSKDMMVGMSCPPPAFVEKPFLQKVKTILKPEGVFVLNLVCRDVRLKESVLATLREVFPLLYTRRIEGEVNEILFCQLSPECRRDLTELGARAQALEEGLRQPRRPWDSSYALADMLQAVKIL